One window of candidate division WOR-3 bacterium genomic DNA carries:
- a CDS encoding AAA family ATPase: protein MRKIAICNQKGGVGKTATAVNLSAGLSLAEKRTLLVDFDPQANATSGVGIDYKNLEISVYDCLFEPELVNKAIIKTKYLYLSVLPSTPDLVGAEVELVSENERERKLKNVLNKIENEYDFAIIDCPPSLGLLTLNALASCDSVIVPIQCEYYALEGLEKLLKTLKSVKENLNLNLKIEGILLTMYDARLNLSKDVVEEIKEHFAGSVFETIIPRSVRIAEAPSFGKSVLHYNISSSGAQAYLHLTKEILNHA from the coding sequence ATGCGAAAAATTGCAATCTGTAATCAAAAGGGTGGTGTGGGTAAGACGGCTACGGCGGTGAATTTGTCAGCAGGGCTTTCCCTTGCAGAAAAAAGGACGCTGCTTGTTGATTTTGACCCTCAGGCAAATGCTACAAGTGGTGTGGGCATTGATTATAAAAATTTAGAAATTTCGGTTTACGATTGTTTATTTGAGCCTGAACTTGTTAACAAGGCAATCATAAAGACAAAATATCTTTATCTTTCAGTTTTACCTTCCACTCCTGACCTGGTGGGTGCTGAGGTTGAGCTTGTTTCTGAAAATGAAAGAGAGAGAAAATTAAAAAATGTTTTAAACAAAATTGAAAATGAATATGATTTTGCAATCATTGATTGCCCACCTTCATTGGGACTGCTAACTTTAAATGCTCTTGCCTCCTGTGATAGTGTAATTGTGCCGATCCAGTGCGAATATTATGCGCTTGAAGGGCTTGAGAAGTTATTGAAGACATTGAAGTCGGTAAAGGAAAATTTAAATTTAAATTTAAAGATTGAAGGAATTCTTTTGACAATGTATGATGCAAGATTAAATTTGTCCAAGGATGTTGTTGAAGAGATAAAGGAACATTTTGCTGGTTCGGTTTTTGAAACAATAATTCCGCGGTCAGTTCGTATTGCCGAGGCACCATCATTTGGCAAATCTGTTTTACACTATAACATATCTTCTTCAGGTGCCCAGGCATATCTTCATTTAACAAAGGAGATTTTGAACCATGCGTAA
- the miaA gene encoding tRNA (adenosine(37)-N6)-dimethylallyltransferase MiaA, with product MREIITIIGPTAVGKTEIAIKIAEYFNGEIISADSRQVYKYLNIGTAKPTQEQRKRVIFHLIDFLELDQNYSCGQFARDAERLIEEITAQGKMPVVCGGTGLYIRALFNPLHQLPRADKELKEQLQNMLKEKGLEYLYKELLAVDPEWARRVGPHDKQRILRGLEVYEITKKPLSELIKKGKQEPKYKPQYLGLILPREKLYKKIDERYDKMIENGLVEEVKDILDMGFNPDCYGLRTIGYKEIVKFLQREWDLKTAIEKAKQHTRNFAKRQVTWFKKISGINWYNPENLSANNILINLIKNLSANRF from the coding sequence ATGCGTGAGATTATTACAATCATTGGTCCGACTGCGGTTGGCAAGACTGAGATTGCTATTAAAATTGCCGAATACTTCAATGGCGAGATAATATCTGCAGATTCAAGGCAGGTTTATAAATACTTAAACATTGGAACTGCCAAGCCAACACAAGAGCAGAGAAAAAGGGTAATTTTTCATTTGATTGATTTTTTGGAGCTCGACCAAAACTATTCCTGTGGTCAATTTGCCCGTGATGCGGAGCGCTTGATTGAGGAAATTACTGCTCAGGGTAAAATGCCCGTTGTGTGTGGGGGAACTGGTTTATATATTCGGGCATTATTCAATCCCCTGCATCAATTACCGCGGGCGGACAAAGAATTAAAAGAGCAATTGCAAAATATGCTAAAAGAAAAGGGGCTTGAATATCTTTATAAAGAACTACTTGCTGTTGACCCAGAATGGGCAAGAAGGGTTGGTCCCCACGATAAACAACGTATCCTGAGGGGTCTTGAGGTATATGAGATTACCAAAAAACCTTTGAGCGAATTGATTAAAAAAGGGAAGCAAGAGCCAAAATATAAACCACAATATCTTGGTTTAATTTTACCCCGTGAAAAATTGTATAAAAAAATTGATGAACGCTATGATAAGATGATTGAGAATGGTCTTGTAGAAGAAGTGAAAGATATTTTGGATATGGGTTTTAACCCTGATTGTTACGGTTTACGGACGATTGGTTATAAAGAAATCGTAAAATTTTTACAAAGAGAATGGGATTTAAAGACCGCCATTGAAAAAGCAAAACAACATACTCGCAATTTTGCCAAAAGGCAGGTTACCTGGTTTAAGAAAATTTCTGGAATAAATTGGTATAATCCTGAAAATTTATCTGCCAATAATATTTTAATAAATTTGATTAAAAATTTATCAGCGAATCGTTTTTAA
- the cmk gene encoding (d)CMP kinase: MVGFIVAIDGKAGSGKSTTAKGVAKKLQFFYLDTGAMYRAFTLKYLRAKKGRNDDIDLNLIARLLKNTTIELIKQNDDLKVFLDGEDVSKEIRSPEVNDLVSPISAIKEIRDWMVKRQREIAQGKNIVCEGRDMATVVFPDAQVKIFMDADLPTRAERRRKELQEKGINISFEESLNNLKYRDDYDSSREHSPLKKAEDAIVVDTTNLTIEQEIELVEKIVREKLKTIR, encoded by the coding sequence ATGGTAGGTTTTATAGTTGCCATTGACGGCAAGGCAGGTTCAGGTAAAAGCACAACCGCCAAAGGCGTTGCAAAAAAACTTCAATTTTTTTATCTTGATACCGGTGCAATGTACCGGGCATTCACCCTGAAATACCTGCGGGCGAAAAAAGGAAGAAACGATGATATTGATTTAAATCTAATCGCCAGATTGCTAAAAAATACTACAATTGAATTAATTAAACAAAATGACGACCTTAAGGTTTTTCTCGATGGCGAGGATGTAAGTAAAGAGATTCGTTCGCCTGAAGTAAATGACCTGGTCTCTCCAATCTCAGCAATAAAGGAAATTCGGGATTGGATGGTAAAAAGACAAAGAGAAATTGCTCAGGGCAAAAATATCGTATGTGAAGGTAGGGATATGGCAACTGTTGTATTTCCTGATGCCCAGGTCAAGATTTTTATGGATGCAGACTTGCCCACAAGGGCGGAACGAAGAAGGAAAGAATTACAGGAAAAAGGGATAAACATTAGTTTTGAAGAATCTTTAAATAATTTAAAATACCGTGATGATTATGACTCAAGCCGTGAACATTCACCATTAAAAAAGGCGGAAGATGCCATCGTCGTTGACACAACAAATTTGACAATTGAACAGGAAATTGAATTGGTGGAAAAGATTGTCAGAGAAAAATTAAAAACGATTCGCTGA
- the dapA gene encoding 4-hydroxy-tetrahydrodipicolinate synthase, giving the protein MYQGSYVAIVTPFKDDKLDEGGLRKNLQFLIKNGSDGIVACATTGESPSLSDDEYERIIKICLEETGGKIPVIAGAGTNSTIKTIKTAQKAQKIGAQGLLIVTPYYNKPTQQGLYQHYKAVSGETDLPIIIYNVPGRTGVNILPQTVTKLAKDCKNIVAIKEASGNLDQVSELVNLVGDDFDILSGDDSLTLPMLAIGAKGVISVIANIFPKEVADMCHLFIQGRFEEAKKLHIKMFPVVKALFIETNPIPVKKAMELMGLYSGNPRLPLVPMSEENTAILRKRLLEYGVKVC; this is encoded by the coding sequence ATGTATCAGGGTTCTTATGTTGCGATAGTCACCCCGTTCAAGGATGATAAACTTGATGAAGGTGGTTTGAGAAAAAATTTACAATTCTTGATTAAAAATGGTTCAGATGGCATTGTTGCCTGTGCTACAACCGGAGAGAGTCCAAGTTTAAGCGATGATGAGTATGAGAGAATCATAAAGATTTGCCTTGAAGAAACAGGTGGAAAGATTCCGGTCATAGCGGGTGCAGGCACAAATTCAACGATAAAGACGATAAAGACAGCACAGAAGGCGCAAAAGATTGGTGCCCAGGGATTATTGATTGTTACACCATACTATAACAAACCAACTCAGCAGGGATTGTATCAGCATTATAAGGCAGTGAGCGGTGAGACCGATTTGCCGATAATCATCTACAATGTTCCGGGCAGAACCGGTGTAAATATTTTGCCTCAGACTGTCACAAAACTTGCAAAAGATTGCAAAAATATTGTAGCAATAAAAGAGGCAAGTGGTAATCTTGACCAGGTGTCAGAACTTGTAAACCTTGTTGGCGATGACTTTGATATTCTTTCGGGAGACGATTCATTGACACTACCTATGCTTGCAATTGGTGCCAAGGGTGTTATTTCGGTTATTGCCAATATCTTCCCGAAAGAAGTTGCTGATATGTGCCATTTATTTATTCAGGGTAGATTTGAAGAGGCAAAGAAACTTCACATAAAAATGTTTCCGGTGGTGAAGGCACTTTTCATTGAGACAAATCCGATACCGGTGAAAAAGGCAATGGAATTGATGGGACTTTACTCCGGCAATCCGAGGCTTCCACTTGTGCCAATGAGCGAAGAAAATACCGCTATTTTACGCAAAAGGCTTTTGGAATACGGAGTGAAGGTATGTTAA
- the rfbB gene encoding dTDP-glucose 4,6-dehydratase produces the protein MRVLITGGCGFIGSNFIRYFNCKHPYYKILNVDKLTYAGNLENLKGLEKKGNYHFIRADISSASVMRHIFEKFRPEAVINFAAETHVDRSIMSPAPFIKTNVIGVGVLLNLSLKYNVKKFLQISTDEVYGSILRGSFREDSPLDPSSPYAASKAGADALVLSYYKTHGLPILITRSSNNYGPYQFPEKLIPLVILNAMNNKKVPVYGDGMNVRDWLYVEDNCEAIDLVFHYGRIGEVYNIGGENELTNLFVVRFILKLLNKSESLITFVKDRPGHDRRYSLSLGKIRRQIGWHPKISFETGIKRTIEWYRKNQKWLKNAQSGEYRNFYKKYYSKLGLKEI, from the coding sequence ATGAGGGTATTAATCACTGGTGGTTGTGGGTTCATAGGATCAAATTTTATACGATACTTCAATTGCAAGCATCCTTATTACAAAATATTAAATGTTGATAAACTTACTTATGCTGGGAATCTTGAGAATTTAAAAGGGCTGGAGAAGAAAGGAAATTATCATTTTATCCGTGCGGACATAAGTTCAGCCTCGGTAATGCGCCATATATTCGAAAAATTCAGACCCGAGGCAGTCATAAATTTTGCAGCAGAAACCCATGTTGACCGCAGTATAATGAGCCCTGCCCCATTTATAAAAACAAATGTTATTGGAGTCGGTGTATTATTAAATCTTTCTTTAAAATATAATGTTAAAAAATTTTTACAGATATCCACTGATGAAGTCTATGGGTCTATCCTGCGCGGAAGTTTTCGCGAAGATAGTCCACTTGATCCTTCAAGTCCATATGCAGCAAGCAAAGCCGGGGCTGATGCCCTTGTATTGTCGTATTATAAAACCCATGGATTGCCCATTCTCATAACCCGCTCATCCAATAACTACGGTCCGTATCAGTTCCCCGAAAAATTGATTCCCCTCGTTATCCTGAACGCTATGAATAATAAAAAAGTTCCTGTCTATGGTGACGGAATGAATGTGAGGGACTGGTTATATGTTGAAGATAATTGTGAAGCAATAGACCTTGTTTTCCATTATGGAAGAATCGGCGAAGTTTATAATATCGGTGGCGAAAACGAATTAACGAATTTATTTGTGGTTAGATTTATTCTAAAATTATTAAACAAATCTGAAAGTCTGATCACATTCGTAAAAGACCGACCCGGTCATGATAGAAGGTATTCGTTATCCCTGGGGAAAATCAGGCGTCAAATTGGCTGGCATCCCAAGATTTCTTTTGAAACGGGCATAAAAAGAACAATTGAATGGTATCGCAAAAATCAGAAATGGCTAAAAAATGCCCAGAGTGGAGAATATCGTAATTTTTACAAAAAATATTATTCAAAATTGGGACTTAAAGAGATTTAA
- the dapB gene encoding 4-hydroxy-tetrahydrodipicolinate reductase, giving the protein MLKIVLCGAAGRMGREIISIVQKSEHVKIIAGIEDKSNPMVNKRIEDIPIYNELLSVIEQADCIVEFTNHIATMENLRKSASYKKPYCIGTTGFSKTEIDEIKEFSRSFPIFLSPNMSLGVNHLLNLVKNTAQVLSDYDIEIIETHHQAKKDAPSGTALAIADKIKEVKPGINIIYGRHGMGDGRNKNELCINAVRGGDVVGEHRILFLGKGEFLEIRHYATSRQCFASGTIEAVKFIVKQRTGLYTMQDLLKYTTNGIH; this is encoded by the coding sequence ATGTTAAAAATTGTTCTTTGCGGTGCTGCAGGCAGAATGGGGAGAGAAATTATTTCTATCGTCCAGAAGAGTGAACATGTTAAAATAATTGCGGGCATTGAAGATAAATCAAATCCAATGGTGAACAAAAGGATTGAAGATATACCAATTTACAATGAACTTTTATCAGTGATTGAACAGGCTGATTGTATTGTTGAATTTACAAACCATATTGCCACAATGGAGAATTTGAGAAAATCAGCGTCTTACAAAAAACCTTATTGCATTGGCACGACCGGGTTTTCCAAAACCGAGATTGATGAGATAAAAGAATTTTCAAGGTCGTTCCCTATTTTTTTGAGCCCCAATATGTCACTAGGTGTTAACCATCTTTTGAATCTCGTTAAGAACACTGCGCAGGTTCTCTCGGATTATGATATTGAGATAATTGAAACACATCACCAGGCTAAAAAGGATGCACCATCAGGCACCGCACTGGCAATTGCCGATAAAATAAAAGAAGTGAAACCGGGGATAAATATTATTTACGGCCGACATGGAATGGGAGACGGCCGGAATAAGAATGAATTGTGTATAAATGCAGTCAGGGGCGGTGATGTTGTTGGTGAACATAGAATTTTATTTTTAGGTAAAGGTGAATTTTTAGAGATAAGACATTATGCAACGAGCAGGCAATGCTTTGCCTCGGGCACGATTGAGGCGGTTAAATTTATTGTGAAGCAGAGAACTGGATTATATACAATGCAGGATTTATTAAAGTATACAACAAATGGAATCCATTGA
- a CDS encoding citryl-CoA lyase — MVWKSGITKIEPNHIVTKGYRQEDLIGNVPFASAFFLLIKGRLPDEREARMIDAIITSSIDHGTTPPSTHATRIVASAGVPLPTAVAAGILAVGDVHGGAIEDSARILQEWVKKMKKENWNYEQTACDLLNHLKSAGKYMPGFGHRIHTQDPRTKKLFALADELNIASDHIRLTKAIESEFAKTKPLPVNVDGAIAAIISDMDFDWRLGKAFFLLGRCAGLIAHAHEEITREKPMRRMCEQEVEYDGPWEKDIGANA, encoded by the coding sequence TTGGTCTGGAAGAGCGGAATAACCAAGATTGAACCAAACCATATTGTGACGAAGGGCTATCGTCAGGAAGATCTGATTGGTAATGTTCCTTTTGCATCTGCCTTTTTTTTGTTAATAAAAGGGAGACTGCCTGATGAGAGAGAAGCGAGAATGATTGATGCAATAATCACTTCTTCAATTGACCATGGCACAACACCGCCATCAACCCATGCCACAAGAATTGTTGCCTCTGCAGGTGTCCCCCTGCCGACTGCGGTTGCTGCAGGAATTCTTGCCGTGGGTGATGTGCACGGCGGTGCAATTGAAGATTCAGCAAGGATTTTGCAAGAGTGGGTAAAGAAAATGAAGAAAGAGAACTGGAATTATGAACAGACCGCCTGTGATTTACTCAATCATTTAAAGTCCGCAGGGAAATATATGCCTGGATTTGGACACAGGATTCATACCCAGGACCCAAGGACAAAAAAACTTTTTGCCCTTGCAGATGAACTGAATATTGCCAGCGACCACATAAGATTGACCAAGGCGATTGAATCGGAATTTGCAAAGACAAAACCGCTGCCCGTGAATGTTGATGGAGCAATTGCTGCAATCATATCAGATATGGATTTTGATTGGCGCCTGGGAAAGGCGTTCTTCTTGCTGGGTAGATGTGCAGGACTCATTGCCCATGCCCATGAAGAAATCACACGCGAAAAACCGATGAGGCGGATGTGTGAACAGGAAGTAGAGTATGATGGACCATGGGAAAAGGACATAGGTGCAAATGCCTAA
- a CDS encoding dTDP-4-dehydrorhamnose 3,5-epimerase family protein, translating to MKEIIGFRGKELINGVKVKVLRLLPDERGRLMEVLRNDDECFEKFGQVYITTAYPGVVKAWHYHKLQNDNMTVIKGMAKIVLYDDRKDSPTRGIINEFYVGDHNHILVHIPKLIWHGFKCISEEECIIINIVTECYNYKNPDEYRKPPHDSDIPYDWTRKDG from the coding sequence ATGAAAGAGATAATCGGGTTCAGAGGGAAAGAATTGATCAATGGTGTTAAAGTAAAGGTTTTAAGATTATTACCAGATGAACGCGGCAGATTAATGGAAGTGCTTAGAAACGATGATGAATGTTTTGAGAAATTCGGGCAGGTATATATAACTACTGCCTATCCCGGTGTGGTCAAGGCATGGCATTATCATAAACTTCAAAACGATAATATGACAGTGATAAAAGGTATGGCGAAGATTGTTCTATATGATGACCGTAAAGATAGCCCAACCAGAGGCATAATAAATGAATTCTATGTAGGAGACCATAATCATATTCTTGTGCATATTCCCAAACTCATCTGGCACGGATTCAAGTGCATTAGCGAAGAAGAGTGCATAATAATCAACATTGTTACCGAATGCTATAATTATAAAAATCCTGATGAATATCGTAAGCCACCACATGATTCTGACATCCCCTATGACTGGACGAGAAAAGATGGATAA
- a CDS encoding glucose-1-phosphate thymidylyltransferase, whose translation MKGLILSGGFGTRLRPLTYTSAKQLIPIANKPIIFYGIESIVNAGIKELGIVVGETKEEVKNTVGDGSRWNIKIEYIYQPAPLGLAHAIKVSKDFLKDEPFIMYLGDNILKEGVNEFVEKFKKNNPDALILLTEVNNPQEFGVAVVDEKGFVKKLIEKPKEPPSNLALVGVYLFNKNIFTAIENIKPSWRNELEITDAIQWLLDNKFNVLSDRVKGWWKDTGKPEDIIEANLLILEDIETSNQGTLVDSVLNGRIIIGEGTKIEKSMIRGPAVIGKNVIIKNAFIGPFTSIGDNAVIQNSEVECSVIMEGAKIKNLNKRIDRSIIGRNVTINQTNNSPRCHRFYLGDQSFVEIVE comes from the coding sequence ATGAAAGGACTGATACTCTCAGGTGGTTTTGGCACACGTCTCAGACCCTTGACTTACACGAGTGCCAAACAACTAATTCCAATAGCAAATAAACCCATAATCTTTTATGGTATTGAATCTATTGTAAATGCAGGTATAAAAGAACTTGGCATCGTTGTTGGTGAGACTAAAGAAGAAGTAAAAAATACTGTTGGTGATGGTTCAAGGTGGAATATAAAGATTGAATATATCTATCAACCTGCACCTTTAGGCCTGGCACATGCAATAAAAGTCTCAAAAGATTTTCTTAAAGATGAACCATTTATTATGTATCTCGGTGATAACATTTTAAAAGAAGGAGTTAATGAATTCGTAGAGAAGTTCAAAAAGAACAACCCAGATGCTTTGATTCTATTAACCGAAGTCAACAATCCTCAGGAATTTGGTGTGGCAGTTGTTGATGAAAAAGGGTTCGTAAAAAAACTCATTGAGAAACCCAAAGAGCCACCATCAAATTTAGCCCTGGTGGGTGTTTATCTATTCAACAAAAACATCTTTACAGCAATAGAAAATATTAAGCCTTCGTGGCGTAACGAACTTGAAATAACCGATGCGATCCAGTGGCTCCTTGATAACAAATTCAATGTTCTATCTGACCGGGTAAAAGGATGGTGGAAAGATACAGGAAAACCAGAAGACATAATTGAAGCAAATCTACTAATCCTTGAAGATATTGAAACATCAAACCAGGGTACCCTGGTGGATTCTGTGTTGAATGGCAGGATAATTATTGGAGAAGGAACGAAGATTGAAAAGAGTATGATTCGTGGTCCAGCAGTTATTGGGAAAAATGTCATTATTAAAAATGCATTCATAGGTCCCTTCACATCAATCGGTGATAATGCTGTTATTCAAAATTCCGAGGTTGAATGCAGTGTGATAATGGAAGGGGCAAAAATTAAGAACCTGAATAAAAGAATTGACCGCTCAATAATTGGCAGGAATGTAACAATCAATCAAACAAATAACTCACCACGCTGTCACCGATTTTACCTTGGTGACCAGAGTTTTGTGGAGATTGTAGAATGA
- a CDS encoding 3-isopropylmalate dehydratase small subunit, producing MIKGRVYKFGDNINTDDIYPGRYLSITTDRQEMAKHCFELAYPDFLKNAKPGDIIVAGKNFGCGSSREQAATCLKYFGISVVIAESFARIFYRNAINLGLPILIAPDITKKVEHNDPLEVELEKGIIKNMRTNEEIKGIPLPSFVLEILNEGGLVPYLKKKLSLTEKGGGK from the coding sequence ATGATTAAAGGTCGTGTATATAAGTTTGGTGATAATATAAACACCGATGATATCTACCCCGGCCGGTATCTTTCCATTACTACTGACCGACAGGAGATGGCTAAACATTGTTTTGAACTTGCCTATCCTGATTTTTTGAAGAATGCGAAACCAGGAGATATCATCGTTGCGGGAAAGAATTTTGGTTGTGGTTCTTCACGGGAGCAGGCAGCGACCTGTTTGAAATATTTTGGTATAAGTGTCGTAATCGCTGAATCCTTTGCAAGAATTTTTTACCGTAATGCCATAAATCTTGGACTGCCAATATTGATTGCCCCGGATATAACAAAAAAAGTTGAACATAACGACCCACTTGAAGTAGAATTAGAAAAGGGTATAATAAAAAATATGAGGACGAATGAAGAAATAAAAGGTATTCCATTACCTTCATTTGTTCTTGAAATTCTTAATGAAGGTGGATTGGTTCCCTATTTGAAGAAAAAATTGAGTCTAACTGAAAAGGGGGGAGGTAAATGA
- a CDS encoding ParB/RepB/Spo0J family partition protein produces MRKRALGRGIEALISKDEKTVLQEGFRMIPITDIQPNPYQPREKITEESIRELVNSIKEKGIIEPVIVKRYNDKYILAAGERRFRAAQLAGLKELPAIIKNLSEQELLEIGLIENLHREDLNPMEEALAYEQLNKKFNLTHEQIAQIVGKDRSTITNVLRLLTLPEKIKDYLRKNLIQEGHARAILSLDNEIKMLQIADKIVREQLSVRETEKLIKKWSKLPKIRPGKEKEPNLLILEDELSKILRTKVTVEWKKNKGTITIYCLSLEDFNRIYDLLRKIRKL; encoded by the coding sequence ATGCGTAAAAGGGCACTCGGTAGAGGGATTGAGGCGTTGATTTCTAAAGATGAAAAGACTGTATTGCAAGAAGGATTCAGAATGATTCCCATAACAGATATCCAACCGAATCCATATCAGCCGAGAGAAAAAATTACTGAAGAGAGTATCAGGGAACTTGTTAATTCAATAAAAGAAAAAGGTATAATTGAGCCCGTTATTGTAAAACGATATAATGATAAGTATATCCTTGCTGCGGGTGAAAGACGATTCAGGGCAGCACAACTCGCAGGGTTAAAAGAACTTCCCGCAATTATTAAAAACCTTTCTGAGCAGGAGTTGCTTGAAATTGGATTGATTGAAAATCTCCACCGGGAAGATTTGAATCCGATGGAAGAAGCACTTGCTTACGAACAATTAAATAAAAAATTCAATCTGACTCATGAGCAGATTGCTCAGATTGTTGGAAAAGACCGTTCTACTATTACGAATGTCCTTCGGTTGTTAACCCTGCCTGAAAAGATAAAGGATTATTTAAGAAAGAATTTGATACAGGAGGGACATGCAAGGGCAATACTGTCGCTCGATAACGAAATAAAGATGTTGCAGATTGCTGACAAGATTGTTCGCGAACAATTATCAGTCAGGGAAACAGAAAAGTTGATAAAAAAATGGTCAAAACTACCAAAGATAAGACCGGGCAAAGAGAAAGAACCCAATCTATTGATACTTGAGGATGAATTGTCCAAGATTTTGCGGACAAAAGTTACGGTTGAATGGAAGAAAAATAAAGGAACGATAACTATCTATTGTTTAAGCCTTGAAGATTTTAATCGTATCTATGATCTTTTAAGAAAAATTAGGAAATTATAA
- a CDS encoding 3-isopropylmalate dehydratase large subunit produces the protein MTIVEKILARASGKKKVIPNEIVMAKVDVAMSHENADVVLKSFQEIGVRRVWDPEKIVILFDHRIPAESEKTATTHKRIREFVREQGIKYFYDLKEGICHQILSEFGHCRPGEVLVGTDSHTTTHGAFGTFATGIGGTEMAGVWATGELWLKVPESFKITVKGKFRKYVSAKDLILYIIGQLKADGADYKSVEFCGPAIAEMSISSRMVLTNLSMEMGAKNAFVSPDEKTIEFVKKTTDKRFEVILPDKDAEYVQTFEYDLADLQSQIACPHSVDNVKPVKEVAGLKIHQVLIGSCTNGRLEDLKVAAEILEDKKIHPDVRLLVIPASRRVYLEALRAGYIEIFIKAGALVLNPGCGPCLGAHQGLLASGEVCISTTNRNFKGRMGSPDSYIYLASPATAAISAVKGEIAEPL, from the coding sequence ATGACAATCGTAGAGAAAATTTTAGCAAGGGCGAGTGGAAAAAAGAAGGTGATTCCCAATGAGATTGTGATGGCAAAGGTGGATGTGGCAATGTCCCATGAGAATGCAGATGTAGTATTGAAATCATTTCAGGAGATAGGAGTAAGGAGAGTTTGGGATCCAGAAAAGATCGTAATTTTGTTTGATCACCGAATTCCCGCTGAATCTGAGAAGACTGCCACTACCCACAAGCGGATAAGAGAATTTGTAAGGGAGCAGGGTATTAAATATTTCTATGATTTAAAAGAGGGAATTTGTCATCAGATTCTTTCTGAATTCGGACATTGCCGACCTGGAGAGGTTCTTGTTGGGACTGATTCTCATACGACCACCCATGGTGCATTTGGAACATTTGCCACCGGGATAGGGGGAACAGAGATGGCAGGTGTATGGGCAACTGGAGAATTGTGGTTAAAAGTACCTGAATCATTTAAGATAACCGTAAAAGGCAAATTTCGTAAGTATGTTTCCGCAAAGGATTTGATTCTTTATATAATCGGGCAATTGAAGGCGGATGGAGCGGATTATAAATCCGTTGAATTCTGCGGTCCAGCGATTGCAGAGATGTCAATTTCATCAAGAATGGTCTTGACAAATCTTTCAATGGAGATGGGGGCGAAGAATGCATTTGTATCGCCAGATGAGAAGACGATAGAATTTGTGAAAAAGACTACAGATAAACGATTTGAAGTTATACTGCCGGATAAAGATGCTGAATATGTTCAGACTTTTGAATATGATCTTGCTGATTTGCAATCGCAGATCGCCTGTCCGCATTCGGTAGATAATGTTAAACCGGTAAAAGAAGTAGCGGGTTTAAAAATTCATCAGGTATTGATTGGTTCCTGCACAAATGGCAGGCTTGAAGATTTGAAGGTCGCTGCAGAAATCCTTGAAGATAAAAAAATTCATCCTGATGTTCGCCTTCTCGTTATTCCCGCATCGCGCAGGGTCTATCTTGAGGCATTGAGAGCCGGATATATTGAAATATTTATAAAGGCAGGGGCACTCGTTTTAAATCCAGGTTGTGGTCCCTGTCTCGGAGCACATCAAGGTTTGCTTGCATCAGGTGAGGTTTGTATTTCTACAACGAATCGTAATTTCAAGGGTAGGATGGGAAGCCCGGATTCTTATATCTACTTGGCATCTCCAGCGACTGCAGCAATATCAGCGGTCAAAGGTGAAATTGCTGAGCCACTATGA